One Podarcis raffonei isolate rPodRaf1 chromosome 3, rPodRaf1.pri, whole genome shotgun sequence genomic region harbors:
- the FEZ2 gene encoding fasciculation and elongation protein zeta-2 isoform X2, translated as MAAAAASQRDPAGDWQDFSGFQPPAEESGCPEAPVACREGGSWGGGGGGNDLAAQLPLCFQAPPPPSCAEGEARVPPRPLSDQSALHEDEIWNALTDNYGNVMPVDWKSSHTRALHLPTLNLSEKGVNDNMNLDLSDDEELREQLDMHSIIVSCINEEPLFTAEQVIEEIEEMMQESPDPDDEETPTQSDRLSLLSQEIQTLKRSSTNHNYEERVKNLSVTELNDLLEEIETAIKDYSEELVQQLALRDELEFEKEVKNSFISVLIEVQNKQREQKEMAKKKKKLKNGSPQNGKQERSHMPGTRFSMEGISNVIQNGFRQTFGNSGGEKQYLTTVIPYEKKSGPPSVEDLQTLTKILHAMKEDSEKVPSLLTDYILKALV; from the exons atggcggcggcggcggcctcgcAACGGGACCCTGCCGGGGACTGGCAGGACTTCTCGGGCTTCCAGCCCCCGGCCGAGGAGAGCGGCTGCCCGGAGGCCCCGGTGGCGTGTCGGGAAGGCGGCTCTtggggcggcggcggaggaggcaaCGACCTGGCGGCCCAGCTGCCGCTCTGCTtccaggcgccgccgccgccgagctgCGCCGAAGGGGAAGCGCGGGTCCCGCCGAGGCCTCTCAGCGACCAGAGCGCGCTGCACGAAGACGA GATTTGGAATGCTCTGACAGATAATTATGGTAATGTAATGCCAGTTGACTGGAAGTCTTCACACACCAGAGCACTGCATTTGCCAACACTGAATCTTTCTGAAAAGGGA GTTAATGACAACATGAACCTTGACTTATCAGATGATGAAGAGTTGAGAGAGCAACTAGACATGCATTCTATTATAGTTTCCTGCATCAATGAAGAACCGCTCTTCACAGCTGAGCAG GTGATTGAAGAAATAGAGGAaatgatgcaggaatctccagaTCCAGATGATGAAGAAACACCAACCCAGTCAGACCGCCTGTCCCTACTGTCCCAGGAAATTCAAACACTTAAGAGATCTAGTACAAACCACAATTATGAAGAAC GTGTGAAAAATCTATCTGTGACGGAATTAAATGATCTGTTAGAAGAGATTGAGACTGCCATCAAGGACTACTCTGAGGAGCTAGTGCAGCAGTTGGCACTACGAGACGAGCTGGAATTTGAGAAGGAAGTAAAGAACAGCTTCATCTCTGTCCTTATTGAagtacaaaacaaacaaagagaacagaaggaaatggcaaagaagaaaaagaaactgaaaaatggCAGTCCTCAGAATGGCAAGCAAGAGAGGAGTCATATGCCTGGAACA CGGTTCAGCATGGAAGGGATCTCAAATGTTATTCAGAATGGCTTCCGTCAAACGTTTGGAAACTCGGGTGGAGAAAAACAG TACCTGACAACAGTTATTCCTTATGAGAAGAAAAGTGGACCTCCATCAGTTGAAGATCTCCAAACATTAACAAAAA TTCTTCATGCCATGAAAGAAGACAGTGAGAAAGTGCCAAGCTTATTAACAGACTACATTTTGAAGG CATTGGTTTGA
- the FEZ2 gene encoding fasciculation and elongation protein zeta-2 isoform X1: MAAAAASQRDPAGDWQDFSGFQPPAEESGCPEAPVACREGGSWGGGGGGNDLAAQLPLCFQAPPPPSCAEGEARVPPRPLSDQSALHEDEIWNALTDNYGNVMPVDWKSSHTRALHLPTLNLSEKGVNDNMNLDLSDDEELREQLDMHSIIVSCINEEPLFTAEQVIEEIEEMMQESPDPDDEETPTQSDRLSLLSQEIQTLKRSSTNHNYEERVKNLSVTELNDLLEEIETAIKDYSEELVQQLALRDELEFEKEVKNSFISVLIEVQNKQREQKEMAKKKKKLKNGSPQNGKQERSHMPGTRFSMEGISNVIQNGFRQTFGNSGGEKQYLTTVIPYEKKSGPPSVEDLQTLTKILHAMKEDSEKVPSLLTDYILKVLCPT; the protein is encoded by the exons atggcggcggcggcggcctcgcAACGGGACCCTGCCGGGGACTGGCAGGACTTCTCGGGCTTCCAGCCCCCGGCCGAGGAGAGCGGCTGCCCGGAGGCCCCGGTGGCGTGTCGGGAAGGCGGCTCTtggggcggcggcggaggaggcaaCGACCTGGCGGCCCAGCTGCCGCTCTGCTtccaggcgccgccgccgccgagctgCGCCGAAGGGGAAGCGCGGGTCCCGCCGAGGCCTCTCAGCGACCAGAGCGCGCTGCACGAAGACGA GATTTGGAATGCTCTGACAGATAATTATGGTAATGTAATGCCAGTTGACTGGAAGTCTTCACACACCAGAGCACTGCATTTGCCAACACTGAATCTTTCTGAAAAGGGA GTTAATGACAACATGAACCTTGACTTATCAGATGATGAAGAGTTGAGAGAGCAACTAGACATGCATTCTATTATAGTTTCCTGCATCAATGAAGAACCGCTCTTCACAGCTGAGCAG GTGATTGAAGAAATAGAGGAaatgatgcaggaatctccagaTCCAGATGATGAAGAAACACCAACCCAGTCAGACCGCCTGTCCCTACTGTCCCAGGAAATTCAAACACTTAAGAGATCTAGTACAAACCACAATTATGAAGAAC GTGTGAAAAATCTATCTGTGACGGAATTAAATGATCTGTTAGAAGAGATTGAGACTGCCATCAAGGACTACTCTGAGGAGCTAGTGCAGCAGTTGGCACTACGAGACGAGCTGGAATTTGAGAAGGAAGTAAAGAACAGCTTCATCTCTGTCCTTATTGAagtacaaaacaaacaaagagaacagaaggaaatggcaaagaagaaaaagaaactgaaaaatggCAGTCCTCAGAATGGCAAGCAAGAGAGGAGTCATATGCCTGGAACA CGGTTCAGCATGGAAGGGATCTCAAATGTTATTCAGAATGGCTTCCGTCAAACGTTTGGAAACTCGGGTGGAGAAAAACAG TACCTGACAACAGTTATTCCTTATGAGAAGAAAAGTGGACCTCCATCAGTTGAAGATCTCCAAACATTAACAAAAA TTCTTCATGCCATGAAAGAAGACAGTGAGAAAGTGCCAAGCTTATTAACAGACTACATTTTGAAGG TTTTGTGCCCTACATGA
- the FEZ2 gene encoding fasciculation and elongation protein zeta-2 isoform X3, which translates to MAAAAASQRDPAGDWQDFSGFQPPAEESGCPEAPVACREGGSWGGGGGGNDLAAQLPLCFQAPPPPSCAEGEARVPPRPLSDQSALHEDEIWNALTDNYGNVMPVDWKSSHTRALHLPTLNLSEKGVNDNMNLDLSDDEELREQLDMHSIIVSCINEEPLFTAEQVIEEIEEMMQESPDPDDEETPTQSDRLSLLSQEIQTLKRSSTNHNYEERVKNLSVTELNDLLEEIETAIKDYSEELVQQLALRDELEFEKEVKNSFISVLIEVQNKQREQKEMAKKKKKLKNGSPQNGKQERSHMPGTYLTTVIPYEKKSGPPSVEDLQTLTKILHAMKEDSEKVPSLLTDYILKVLCPT; encoded by the exons atggcggcggcggcggcctcgcAACGGGACCCTGCCGGGGACTGGCAGGACTTCTCGGGCTTCCAGCCCCCGGCCGAGGAGAGCGGCTGCCCGGAGGCCCCGGTGGCGTGTCGGGAAGGCGGCTCTtggggcggcggcggaggaggcaaCGACCTGGCGGCCCAGCTGCCGCTCTGCTtccaggcgccgccgccgccgagctgCGCCGAAGGGGAAGCGCGGGTCCCGCCGAGGCCTCTCAGCGACCAGAGCGCGCTGCACGAAGACGA GATTTGGAATGCTCTGACAGATAATTATGGTAATGTAATGCCAGTTGACTGGAAGTCTTCACACACCAGAGCACTGCATTTGCCAACACTGAATCTTTCTGAAAAGGGA GTTAATGACAACATGAACCTTGACTTATCAGATGATGAAGAGTTGAGAGAGCAACTAGACATGCATTCTATTATAGTTTCCTGCATCAATGAAGAACCGCTCTTCACAGCTGAGCAG GTGATTGAAGAAATAGAGGAaatgatgcaggaatctccagaTCCAGATGATGAAGAAACACCAACCCAGTCAGACCGCCTGTCCCTACTGTCCCAGGAAATTCAAACACTTAAGAGATCTAGTACAAACCACAATTATGAAGAAC GTGTGAAAAATCTATCTGTGACGGAATTAAATGATCTGTTAGAAGAGATTGAGACTGCCATCAAGGACTACTCTGAGGAGCTAGTGCAGCAGTTGGCACTACGAGACGAGCTGGAATTTGAGAAGGAAGTAAAGAACAGCTTCATCTCTGTCCTTATTGAagtacaaaacaaacaaagagaacagaaggaaatggcaaagaagaaaaagaaactgaaaaatggCAGTCCTCAGAATGGCAAGCAAGAGAGGAGTCATATGCCTGGAACA TACCTGACAACAGTTATTCCTTATGAGAAGAAAAGTGGACCTCCATCAGTTGAAGATCTCCAAACATTAACAAAAA TTCTTCATGCCATGAAAGAAGACAGTGAGAAAGTGCCAAGCTTATTAACAGACTACATTTTGAAGG TTTTGTGCCCTACATGA